One Spinacia oleracea cultivar Varoflay chromosome 4, BTI_SOV_V1, whole genome shotgun sequence DNA segment encodes these proteins:
- the LOC110780143 gene encoding monooxygenase 2, protein MEIDSDIVIVGAGISGLATALALHRLGIKSLVLESSDILRAAGIAFTTWTNAWRALDALGIGDSLRQQHGQLFGIYTSSTVTGDVTSYVPFTNKGKHGDHEVRCVRRKALLEALAKDLPNDTIRYSAKVVSIEESGSFKLVHLADGSTLKAKVLLGCDGVTSVVAKWLGFKKPSLTGRSAIRGCAYYKDGHGFESKFQQFVGNGVRYGIVPCDDTAVYWFLTWCPSVQENNTLQDADQLKLKQFVLSKLGKVPEQVKAVIEDTELEEIVRAPLGYRPPWEIVFGSISKENVCVAGDACHPMTPDLGQGGCSALEDGVILARCVANALLNHENEDQYQRIKNGLEKYAKERRWRAFDLISTGYLLGWIQEFDWFGMRFIREKFLSAYLSGLFLNKADVDLTQLVLES, encoded by the exons ATGGAGATAGACTCAGATATTGTCATTGTTGGAGCTGGAATTTCTGGTCTTGCTACTGCTTTAGCACTTCACAG GTTGGGAATTAAAAGCTTAGTGTTGGAATCATCTGATATCCTGAGGGCAGCTGGAATCGCTTTCACAACATGGACAAATGCTTGGAGAGCTTTGGATGCACTTGGGATCGGCGATTCACTCAGGCAACAACATGGCCAGCTATTTGG GATATATACTTCATCTACAGTTACAGGAGATGTGACTTCTTATGTTCCGTTTACAAACAAGGGAAAACA TGGAGATCATGAAGTAAGGTGTGTGAGACGAAAAGCCCTACTCGAAGCACTTGCAAAAGATCTACCAAATGACACAATAAGGTATTCAGCTAAGGTGGTTTCTATTGAAGAATCAGGCTCCTTTAAGCTTGTGCACCTTGCTGATGGTTCCACCCTTAAGGCCAAG GTATTGTTGGGGTGTGATGGAGTGACTTCAGTGGTGGCAAAGTGGCTCGGATTCAAGAAACCGTCATTGACAGGAAGATCAGCTATAAGGGGTTGTGCATACTACAAGGATGGCCATGGTTTTGAGTCAAAATTTCAGCAGTTTGTTGGGAATGGTGTTAGATATGGTATTGTTCCCTGTGATGACACTGCTGTTTACTGGTTTTTGACTTGGTGTCCATCAGTTCAAG AAAACAACACACTGCAAGATGCTGATCAACTGAAGCTGAAACAGTTTGTGCTAAGTAAACTAGGGAAGGTACCTGAACAAGTAAAAGCTGTGATAGAAGACACAGAATTGGAAGAAATTGTACGTGCTCCACTAGGATATAGGCCTCCATGGGAGATTGTATTTGGAAGCATAAGCAAAGAAAATGTATGTGTAGCAGGTGATGCATGTCACCCAATGACACCAGATCTTGGACAGGGTGGATGCTCAGCTCTTGAAGATGGGGTCATTCTTGCAAGATGCGTTGCCAATGCCTTATTAAACCATGAAAATGAGGATCAGTATCAGAGGATAAAGAATGGGTTGGAAAAGTATGCAAAGGAAAGAAGATGGAGAGCATTTGATCTGATTAGTACAGGGTATTTGCTGGGTTGGATACAGGAGTTTGACTGGTTTGGTATGAGGTTTATAAGAGAGAAATTTCTTTCTGCATATCTTTCTGGATTGTTTCTTAACAAGGCCGATGTTGATCTTACACAACTTGTGCtcgaatcttga
- the LOC130472197 gene encoding uncharacterized protein, translating to MGFFIANEWKHVAKSSVFLHDEGYFVIKFSSKKERDDVLKAGPYTFYGRPMITKPWSSGFSFQDEILRVIPVWVRLPNLPLCCWGSDSLSRIGSLIGVPLFADDCTSKQLRISFARLLIEVDVTKELPKEVLIQDHLGVTIKQKVEYDWLPPFCKDCNAVGHDCRVKKNVGVRLQTATTGPTQQKTQKVWRPKKVVEKEIVVPTSEIIQELVIPSVIDKVVPVGDVYTPKTDTTVALDDGWRVVSRRRKEAKTPNIFLGLAQVHAAVAGISEEEGGSEGEGEEFPP from the coding sequence ATGGGTTTTTTCATTGCCAATGAGTGGAAGCATGTTGCTAAATCCAGTGTCTTCTTACATGATGAAGGCTATTTTGTGATAAAATTTAGTTCAAAAAAAGAGAGGGATGATGTTCTGAAAGCTGGACCTTATACCTTTTATGGCAGACCTATGATAACAAAACCATGGTCCTCTGGATTTAGTTTTCAAGATGAAATACTTCGTGTCATTCCTGTGTGGGTGAGGCTGCCTAACCTCCCTTTATGTTGTTGGGGGAGTGATTCTCTTAGTAGAATTGGGAGCTTGATTGGAGTTCCATTGTTTGCTGATGATTGCACTTCGAAACAATTAAGGATATCATTTGCTAGACTTTTGATTGAGGTTGATGTAACTAAGGAGCTTCCTAAGGAAGTCCTGATTCAAGATCACTTAGGTGTTACCATCAAGCAGAAGGTGGAGTATGATTGGCTCCCACCTTTTTGTAAAGATTGTAATGCTGTTGGCCATGACTGTAGAGTAAAAAAGAATGTGGGGGTTAGATTACAGACTGCTACAACTGGACCAACACAGCAGAAAACTCAGAAAGTTTGGAGACCTAAGAAAGTTGTTGAGAAAGAAATTGTAGTTCCTACATCTGAGATAATACAGGAATTGGTTATACCATCTGTAATTGACAAAGTTGTTCCTGTTGGAGATGTTTACACTCCAAAAACAGACACCACAGTTGCTCTGGATGATGGTTGGAGAGTGGTTTCAAGGAGGAGAAAGGAAGCTAAAACCCCAAACATCTTTCTTGGCCTAGCCCAAGTCCATGCAGCTGTTGCAGGAATTTCAGAAGAGGAGGGTGGAAGTGAGGGGGAGGGTGAGGAGTTTCCTCCATGA
- the LOC110777390 gene encoding monooxygenase 2-like isoform X2 translates to MENIAIVGGGITGLSLALALHRLGLKSLVLESSDGLRVAGAAFVTWTNAWKALDALAVGHLLRPQHCQLSGGNREVRCVKRRVLLETLANELPKDTIRFSSKVVSIQTSGHLKLIHLADGSILKTKVLVGCEGINSIVARWLGFNQPSFTKRFAIRGYVQCKENHGLNPEFLLFTGHGYRCGIIPCDPTTIYWFFTLSPSNQEQEEEIIENPMKMKQFVVSNLGQVEDKIKAIIEKTEVEDIICSPLRFRPPWEILWGDISKGNVCVAGDAFHPMTPDIGQGACSSLEDAIFLARYLSEAFSVSRSEEEQEELEYKMIQNSLKKYAKDRKWRAIDLVTTAYLVGFLQQSDGKVMTFLRDKVLAPFLANLLMKKADFDCGPL, encoded by the exons ATGGAAAACATTGCTATTGTTGGAGGTGGAATTACAGGCCTCTCTTTGGCATTAGCTCTTCACAg GTTGGGATTGAAGAGTTTGGTTTTGGAATCATCAGATGGTTTGAGAGTAGCTGGTGCTGCATTTGTTACATGGACTAATGCTTGGAAAGCACTTGATGCTCTTGCTGTTGGTCACTTGCTCCGCCCACAACACTGCCAACTCTCCGG cgGAAACCGTGAAGTAAGATGTGTGAAAAGAAGAGTGTTATTAGAAACTCTTGCAAACGAGTTACCAAAGGATACAATAAGGTTCTCGTCTAAGGTGGTTAGCATCCAAACATCAGGCCATCTAAAGCTCATCCATCTTGCTGATGGCTCAATTTTAAAGACCAAg GTTTTGGTTGGTTGTGAAGGAATAAACTCCATTGTAGCAAGATGGTTAGGATTCAATCAGCCATCATTCACCAAGAGGTTCGCCATCAGGGGTTATGTTCAGTGTAAGGAAAATCATGGCCTAAACCCGGAATTTTTGCTCTTTACAGGGCATGGTTATCGATGTGGGATCATCCCTTGTGATCCCACTACTATTTACTGGTTTTTCACTTTATCTCCATCCAACCAAG AACAAGAAGAAGAAATAATAGAAAATCCAATGAAGATGAAGCAATTTGTGGTGAGTAACTTGGGACAAGTTGAAGACAAGATAAAGGCGATCATAGAGAAGACTGAAGTGGAGGATATCATATGCTCTCCTCTAAGATTCAGACCTCCATGGGAGATACTTTGGGGTGATATAAGCAAGGGAAATGTTTGTGTTGCTGGAGATGCATTTCACCCAATGACCCCAGATATTGGTCAAGGTGCATGTTCTTCTTTAGAAGATGCGATTTTCCTTGCCAGATACCTTTCTGAGGCATTTTCAGTGAGTAGATCAGAAGAAGAACAGGAAGAGTTGGAATACAAGATGATTCAGAACAGCTTAAAGAAATATGCAAAGGATAGGAAATGGAGAGCCATTGATCTTGTTACTACAGCTTACTTAGTAGGTTTTTTGCAGCAGAGTGATGGGAAGGTGATGACTTTTTTGAGGGACAAAGTATTAGCCCCCTTTTTGGCTAACTTGTTGATGAAGAAGGCTGATTTTGATTGTGGACCTCTCTGA
- the LOC110777390 gene encoding monooxygenase 2-like isoform X1: protein MENIAIVGGGITGLSLALALHRLGLKSLVLESSDGLRVAGAAFVTWTNAWKALDALAVGHLLRPQHCQLSGIVVTSTVSGVPTAQLSYGNREVRCVKRRVLLETLANELPKDTIRFSSKVVSIQTSGHLKLIHLADGSILKTKVLVGCEGINSIVARWLGFNQPSFTKRFAIRGYVQCKENHGLNPEFLLFTGHGYRCGIIPCDPTTIYWFFTLSPSNQEQEEEIIENPMKMKQFVVSNLGQVEDKIKAIIEKTEVEDIICSPLRFRPPWEILWGDISKGNVCVAGDAFHPMTPDIGQGACSSLEDAIFLARYLSEAFSVSRSEEEQEELEYKMIQNSLKKYAKDRKWRAIDLVTTAYLVGFLQQSDGKVMTFLRDKVLAPFLANLLMKKADFDCGPL from the exons ATGGAAAACATTGCTATTGTTGGAGGTGGAATTACAGGCCTCTCTTTGGCATTAGCTCTTCACAg GTTGGGATTGAAGAGTTTGGTTTTGGAATCATCAGATGGTTTGAGAGTAGCTGGTGCTGCATTTGTTACATGGACTAATGCTTGGAAAGCACTTGATGCTCTTGCTGTTGGTCACTTGCTCCGCCCACAACACTGCCAACTCTCCGG GATCGTTGTTACATCAACAGTATCAGGGGTTCCAACTGCACAACTTTCATA cgGAAACCGTGAAGTAAGATGTGTGAAAAGAAGAGTGTTATTAGAAACTCTTGCAAACGAGTTACCAAAGGATACAATAAGGTTCTCGTCTAAGGTGGTTAGCATCCAAACATCAGGCCATCTAAAGCTCATCCATCTTGCTGATGGCTCAATTTTAAAGACCAAg GTTTTGGTTGGTTGTGAAGGAATAAACTCCATTGTAGCAAGATGGTTAGGATTCAATCAGCCATCATTCACCAAGAGGTTCGCCATCAGGGGTTATGTTCAGTGTAAGGAAAATCATGGCCTAAACCCGGAATTTTTGCTCTTTACAGGGCATGGTTATCGATGTGGGATCATCCCTTGTGATCCCACTACTATTTACTGGTTTTTCACTTTATCTCCATCCAACCAAG AACAAGAAGAAGAAATAATAGAAAATCCAATGAAGATGAAGCAATTTGTGGTGAGTAACTTGGGACAAGTTGAAGACAAGATAAAGGCGATCATAGAGAAGACTGAAGTGGAGGATATCATATGCTCTCCTCTAAGATTCAGACCTCCATGGGAGATACTTTGGGGTGATATAAGCAAGGGAAATGTTTGTGTTGCTGGAGATGCATTTCACCCAATGACCCCAGATATTGGTCAAGGTGCATGTTCTTCTTTAGAAGATGCGATTTTCCTTGCCAGATACCTTTCTGAGGCATTTTCAGTGAGTAGATCAGAAGAAGAACAGGAAGAGTTGGAATACAAGATGATTCAGAACAGCTTAAAGAAATATGCAAAGGATAGGAAATGGAGAGCCATTGATCTTGTTACTACAGCTTACTTAGTAGGTTTTTTGCAGCAGAGTGATGGGAAGGTGATGACTTTTTTGAGGGACAAAGTATTAGCCCCCTTTTTGGCTAACTTGTTGATGAAGAAGGCTGATTTTGATTGTGGACCTCTCTGA